From the Euphorbia lathyris chromosome 6, ddEupLath1.1, whole genome shotgun sequence genome, one window contains:
- the LOC136232500 gene encoding external alternative NAD(P)H-ubiquinone oxidoreductase B2, mitochondrial, producing MSGLSFFRRVSKGFNEHPYLSKVLVVCAVSGGGLVAYADANSPNAAHAVVPAEGVSKKKKIVVLGTGWAGTNFLKKLDSPSFDVQVISPRNYFAFTPLLPSVTCGTVEARSIVEPIRNIVRKKQMDVCFMEAECFKIDAENKKVYCRTNQGTNLNGKEEFIVDYDYLVIAMGARSNTFNTPGVEEHCNFLKEVEDAQKIRRAVIDSFEKASLPNLSDEERKRILHFVVVGGGPTGVEFAAELHDFVNEDLVKLYPASKDFVKITLLEAADHILNMFDKRITEFAEKKFQRDGIDVKLGSMVVKVSEKEISTKVRGNGEITNIPYGMAVWSTGIGTRPVVRDFMKEIGQQNRRALATDEWLRVEGCDGIYALGDCATINQRKVMEDISAIFKKADKDNSGTLTAKEFQGVINDVCERYPQLELYLKNKKLSGIADLLKGAKGDVAKESIELSIEEFKAALSEVDSQMKNLPATAQVASQQGKYLAGCFNRMEKAEKNPEGPLRFRGEGRHRHQPFRYKHLGQFAPLGGEKTAAQLPGDWVSIGYGSQWLWYSVYASKQVSWRTKTLVVSDWGRRFIFGRDSSRI from the exons ATGAGTGGTTTAAGCTTTTTCCGTAGAGTTTCTAAAGGTTTCAATGAACATCCTTATCTCTCTAAAGTTCTTGTGGTCTGCGCCGTCAG CGGTGGGGGCCTTGTAGCTTATGCTGATGCAAACTCCCCTAACGCTGCTCATGCTGTTGTGCCAGCTGAGGGGGTCtcgaagaaaaagaagattGTTGTGCTTGGAACAGGTTGGGCAGGAACTAATTTTCTTAAGAAACTAGATAGCCCCTCTTTTGATGTTCAAGTGATATCACCTCGTAACTACTTTGCATTCACTCCTCTGCTACCGAGTGTTACGTGTGGTACAGTGGAAGCTAGAAGCATTGTAGAACCTATCCGTAATATTGTGAGGAAG AAACAAATGGACGTTTGTTTCATGGAAGCTGAATGTTTCAAGATTGATGCGGAGAATAAAAAAGTATATTGCCGAACTAATCAAGGCACTAATTTGAATGGGAAAGAGGAGTTTATTGTTGATTATGATTATCTTGTAATAGCCATGGGGGCTCGCTCAAATACATTCAACACACCTGGAGTAGAGGAGCACTGTAATTTCTTGAAG GAAGTTGAAGATGCTCAAAAGATCCGTAGGGCTGTTATTGACTCCTTTGAAAAGGCAAGTCTACCAAACTTGAGTgatgaagagagaaaaagaattcttcATTTTGTAGTAGTTGGCGGTGGCCCAACTGGTGTGGAATTTGCTGCGGAGCTCCATGATTTTGTCAATGAAGACTTGGTCAAATTGTATCCTGCATCCaaagattttgtaaaaataacaCTTCTTGAGGCAGCAGATCATATTCTCAACAT GTTCGATAAAAGAATAACAGAGTTTGCTGAAAAGAAGTTCCAAAGAGATGGCATTGATGTAAAGTTAGGGTCAATGGTTGTCAAGGTATCAGAAAAGGAAATTTCTACAAAAGTCAGGGGGAACGGGGAAATTACCAATATTCCTTATGGAATGGCTGTTTGGTCGACTGGAATTGGAACTCGCCCTGTCGTAAGGGATTTCATGAAGGAAATTGGTCAG CAAAACAGACGTGCTCTAGCAACTGATGAATGGCTGCGAGTTGAGGGATGTGATGGCATATATGCCCTTGGTGATTGTGCAACAATCAACCAACGTAAAGTCATG gaagatatctCAGCAATATTTAAGAAGGCAGACAAGGACAATTCTGGAACGCTTACAGCAAAAGAATTTCAGGGAGTTATTAATGACGTTTGTGAAAGATATCCTCAATTGGAACTTTACCTGAAGAACAAGAAATTGAGTGGTATAGCCGATCTGTTAAAGGGTGCCAAAGGAGATGTAGCAAAAGAATCTATTGAACTGAGCATTGAAGAGTTCAAAGCAGCTCTTTCTGAAGTGGATTCTCAAATGAAGAATCTTCCAGCAACAGCACAG GTTGCATCTCAACAAGGTAAGTATCTTGCCGGATGCTTCAACCGTATGGAAAAGGCAGAGAAAAATCCTGAAGGCCCTCTGAGGTTCAGGGGAGAAGGACGCCATCGGCATCAACCCTTCAG GTATAAGCATCTTGGGCAATTTGCTCCTTTGGGAGGAGAGAAAACGGCAGCCCAACTTCCCGGTGATTGGGTTTCAATTGGATACGGTTCTCAGTGGCTTTGGTATTCTGTCTATGCTAG CAAACAAGTGAGTTGGCGTACAAAAACATTGGTGGTATCAGATTGGGGAAGGCGTTTTATTTTCGGAAGGGATTCAAGTCGTATCTAA